A window of Aquitalea denitrificans contains these coding sequences:
- the hisB gene encoding imidazoleglycerol-phosphate dehydratase HisB, whose amino-acid sequence MRTASVTRNTLETQITVTLNLDGTGRSHFDTGVPFLDHMMDQIARHGLIDLDIVAKGDLHIDAHHTVEDIGITLGQAFAKAIGDKKGIRRYGHAYVPLDEALSRVVIDLSGRPGLVYNVEYTRASIGQFDVDLFSEFFHGFVNHSMVTLHIDNLRGVNSHHQAETIFKAFGRALRMACEVDERMGGATPSTKGTLTA is encoded by the coding sequence ATGAGAACAGCCTCCGTTACCCGCAATACCCTGGAAACCCAGATCACCGTCACCCTGAACCTGGATGGTACTGGCCGCAGCCATTTCGATACCGGCGTGCCCTTTCTCGACCACATGATGGACCAGATTGCCCGCCACGGCCTGATCGACCTGGACATCGTGGCCAAGGGAGATTTGCACATTGATGCCCACCACACGGTGGAAGACATCGGCATCACGCTGGGCCAGGCCTTTGCCAAGGCCATTGGCGACAAGAAGGGCATCCGCCGTTACGGCCATGCCTACGTGCCGCTGGACGAAGCGCTCAGCCGCGTGGTGATCGACCTCTCCGGCCGTCCCGGCCTGGTGTACAACGTGGAATACACCCGCGCCAGCATCGGCCAGTTCGATGTCGACCTGTTCTCCGAGTTCTTCCACGGCTTCGTCAACCACAGCATGGTGACCCTGCACATCGACAATCTGCGCGGGGTAAACAGCCACCATCAGGCGGAAACCATCTTCAAGGCCTTTGGCCGCGCGCTGCGCATGGCCTGTGAAGTGGACGAACGCATGGGCGGTGCCACGCCGTCCACCAAGGGCACGCTGACGGCCTGA
- the hisH gene encoding imidazole glycerol phosphate synthase subunit HisH — translation MKVAVIDYGMGNLHSVLKSIQAVNDQGADIFLSRDPEAIVKADKVVFPGQGAMPDCMRELNSYGLAEAVRETTQTKPFFGICVGAQLLFQHSEEGDTPGLGLFPGNVVRFSANLTDAAGERLKVPHMGWNRVYQTSSHPLFAGIENGERFYFVHSYHFAPADAALTLAESEYPDRFSCIVGRGNIFATQFHTEKSHRAGLQMMKNFLAWDGSV, via the coding sequence ATGAAAGTCGCAGTAATCGACTATGGCATGGGCAATCTGCACTCGGTGCTCAAGTCCATCCAGGCAGTCAACGACCAGGGCGCGGACATTTTCCTCAGCCGCGACCCGGAAGCCATCGTCAAGGCGGACAAGGTGGTGTTTCCTGGTCAGGGCGCCATGCCGGACTGCATGCGCGAGCTCAACAGCTACGGTCTGGCCGAAGCCGTACGTGAAACCACGCAGACCAAGCCGTTTTTTGGCATCTGCGTGGGTGCACAGTTGCTTTTCCAGCACAGTGAAGAAGGCGATACGCCAGGACTTGGCTTGTTTCCGGGCAATGTGGTCCGGTTTTCGGCTAACCTGACAGATGCCGCTGGCGAGCGCCTCAAAGTGCCGCACATGGGCTGGAACCGTGTTTACCAGACTTCGTCCCATCCGCTGTTTGCCGGGATCGAAAATGGCGAACGCTTCTATTTTGTCCACAGCTACCACTTTGCCCCGGCTGATGCAGCACTGACGCTGGCGGAAAGTGAGTACCCGGACAGGTTTTCCTGTATCGTCGGGCGTGGCAATATTTTTGCGACGCAGTTCCATACCGAAAAGAGCCACCGTGCCGGTCTTCAGATGATGAAGAACTTCCTGGCATGGGACGGCAGTGTTTAA
- the hisA gene encoding 1-(5-phosphoribosyl)-5-[(5-phosphoribosylamino)methylideneamino]imidazole-4-carboxamide isomerase — MLLIPAIDLKDGQCVRLKQGVMDDATVFSDDPVQVAAHWRDQGARRLHLVDLNGAFAGKPKNLNVIRSILQEVGDDMPVQLGGGIRDLDTIEKYLDMGLSYVIIGTAAVKTPGFLHDACDAFPGQVIVGLDAKDGMVAIDGWAKITNHNVIDLAKRFQDYGVNSVIYTDIGRDGMMNGVNIEATVKLAQALTIPVIASGGLTNLDDVRNLCGVEDEGIEGAITGRAIYEGSIDFAAAQTLADELSEA; from the coding sequence ATGCTGCTTATACCCGCTATCGACCTCAAGGATGGTCAATGCGTACGCCTGAAACAAGGCGTCATGGACGATGCCACCGTCTTTTCCGATGACCCGGTCCAGGTGGCCGCCCACTGGCGAGACCAGGGTGCGCGCCGTCTGCATCTGGTGGACCTGAACGGTGCCTTTGCCGGCAAACCCAAGAACCTGAATGTCATCCGCTCCATCCTGCAGGAAGTGGGCGATGACATGCCGGTACAACTGGGTGGCGGCATTCGCGATCTGGACACCATCGAAAAATACCTGGACATGGGCCTGTCCTACGTCATCATCGGGACGGCCGCGGTGAAAACCCCGGGCTTTCTGCATGATGCCTGCGATGCCTTCCCCGGCCAGGTGATTGTCGGCCTGGATGCCAAGGACGGCATGGTGGCCATCGATGGCTGGGCCAAGATCACCAATCACAATGTGATCGATCTGGCCAAGCGTTTCCAGGACTACGGTGTCAACTCGGTGATCTACACCGACATCGGTCGTGACGGCATGATGAATGGCGTCAATATCGAAGCCACCGTCAAGCTGGCCCAGGCACTGACCATTCCGGTGATTGCCTCCGGCGGCCTGACCAATCTCGACGACGTGCGCAATCTGTGTGGCGTTGAGGACGAAGGCATCGAAGGCGCCATCACCGGCCGCGCCATCTACGAGGGCAGCATTGATTTTGCTGCTGCGCAGACGCTGGCCGACGAACTGTCCGAGGCCTGA
- the hisF gene encoding imidazole glycerol phosphate synthase subunit HisF — MTLAKRIIPCLDVTAGRVVKGVNFVGLRDAGDPVEIARRYNEQGADELTFLDITASSDDRDLILHVIESVAEQVFIPLTVGGGVRKVEDIRRLLNAGADKVSINTAAVTNPELVREAAAKFGSQCIVVAVDAKAVTPENDRWEVFTHGGRNRTGIDAVEWAQKMQEYGAGEILLTSMDRDGTKIGFNLPLTRAVSEGVGIPVIASGGVGNLQHLVDGVKLGKADAVLAASIFHFSEYTVREAKEAMRDAGIEVRL, encoded by the coding sequence ATGACTCTGGCCAAACGCATTATCCCCTGCCTGGACGTGACTGCCGGTCGCGTCGTCAAGGGCGTCAACTTTGTCGGCCTGCGCGATGCCGGCGACCCGGTAGAAATTGCCCGTCGCTACAACGAGCAGGGTGCCGACGAGCTTACCTTTCTGGACATTACCGCCAGCTCTGACGACCGCGACCTGATCCTGCACGTGATCGAATCGGTGGCCGAGCAGGTGTTCATTCCGCTGACCGTGGGTGGTGGCGTGCGCAAGGTGGAAGACATCCGTCGTCTGCTTAATGCCGGTGCCGACAAGGTCAGCATCAATACCGCCGCTGTCACCAATCCGGAACTGGTGCGCGAAGCCGCGGCCAAGTTTGGCAGCCAGTGCATTGTGGTGGCGGTGGACGCAAAGGCGGTTACGCCGGAAAACGACCGCTGGGAAGTGTTCACCCATGGCGGTCGCAACCGTACCGGCATTGATGCCGTGGAATGGGCGCAGAAGATGCAGGAATACGGTGCCGGTGAAATCCTGCTCACCAGCATGGACCGCGACGGCACCAAGATCGGCTTCAACCTGCCGCTGACCCGTGCCGTGTCCGAAGGGGTGGGCATTCCGGTGATTGCCTCCGGCGGCGTGGGTAATCTGCAGCATCTGGTGGATGGGGTGAAGCTGGGCAAGGCCGATGCCGTACTGGCGGCCAGTATCTTCCACTTCAGTGAATACACGGTGCGCGAGGCCAAGGAAGCCATGCGTGATGCAGGCATCGAGGTGCGGCTATGA
- the hisI gene encoding phosphoribosyl-AMP cyclohydrolase, which produces MSNWLDEVKWDAQGLVTAIAQDSATGRVLMVAWMNRESLQLTADTGIAHYWSRSRQKLWKKGEESGHLQTVQELRLDCDGDVIVMQIQQAGGIACHTGRESCFYRRFEKGGWTVVDAVLKDPDAIYQHKH; this is translated from the coding sequence ATGAGCAACTGGCTGGATGAGGTGAAGTGGGATGCCCAGGGCCTGGTAACTGCCATTGCCCAGGACAGTGCCACCGGCCGCGTGCTGATGGTGGCCTGGATGAACCGCGAAAGCCTGCAACTGACGGCTGACACCGGCATTGCCCACTACTGGAGCCGTTCGCGCCAGAAGCTGTGGAAAAAGGGCGAGGAATCCGGCCATCTGCAAACCGTGCAGGAACTGCGCCTGGATTGCGACGGCGACGTGATCGTGATGCAGATCCAGCAAGCTGGTGGCATTGCCTGCCATACCGGCCGCGAGAGCTGCTTCTACCGCCGGTTTGAAAAGGGTGGCTGGACGGTCGTGGATGCAGTGCTGAAAGACCCGGACGCCATTTATCAGCACAAGCATTAA
- a CDS encoding phosphoribosyl-ATP diphosphatase has protein sequence MTFDVLKTVADTLEARREASPQSSYVASLFHKGEDAILKKVAEEAAETIMASKDKDKLHLVREVADLWFHTMVLLTYHGLRPEDVLMELHRREGISGIDEKASRPS, from the coding sequence ATGACTTTCGATGTGCTCAAGACGGTTGCCGATACACTGGAAGCCCGCCGCGAGGCGAGTCCCCAGTCGTCCTATGTCGCCTCCCTGTTCCACAAGGGCGAAGACGCCATCCTGAAAAAAGTGGCCGAGGAAGCTGCGGAAACCATCATGGCCTCCAAGGACAAGGACAAGCTGCACCTGGTGCGTGAAGTTGCTGACCTGTGGTTCCACACCATGGTATTGCTGACTTATCATGGCTTGCGTCCGGAGGATGTGCTGATGGAGCTGCATCGCCGCGAAGGTATTTCCGGCATCGACGAAAAAGCCTCCCGTCCTTCCTGA
- a CDS encoding histidine triad nucleotide-binding protein, producing MSDCIFCKIAAGDIPCNKVYEDDDVVAFHDIRPLAPVHFLIIPKLHVASLADCGPEHEALLGRIMGLVPRLAAEQGLEGGFKTGINTGHGGGQEVFHLHVHVFGHKG from the coding sequence ATGAGTGACTGCATTTTCTGCAAGATCGCAGCAGGGGATATTCCCTGCAACAAGGTTTACGAAGACGACGATGTCGTGGCATTTCACGATATCCGTCCGCTTGCACCGGTACATTTTCTGATCATTCCGAAACTGCATGTGGCCTCGCTGGCCGACTGCGGTCCGGAGCACGAAGCACTGCTGGGTCGCATCATGGGCCTGGTGCCGCGTCTGGCCGCCGAGCAGGGGCTGGAAGGTGGCTTCAAGACCGGCATCAATACCGGTCACGGTGGCGGCCAGGAAGTGTTCCACCTGCATGTACATGTTTTTGGCCACAAGGGCTGA
- the tatA gene encoding Sec-independent protein translocase subunit TatA yields the protein MGSFSIWHWLVVLLIVVLIFGTKKLKNVGEDLGGAVRGFKEGMKGENEKADKPAETGRIIDNESDKK from the coding sequence ATGGGTTCTTTCAGTATCTGGCACTGGCTGGTTGTGTTGCTGATCGTGGTGCTGATTTTCGGTACCAAAAAACTGAAAAACGTGGGTGAAGACCTGGGCGGTGCTGTGCGCGGCTTCAAGGAAGGCATGAAGGGCGAGAATGAGAAAGCCGACAAGCCTGCCGAAACCGGTCGCATCATCGACAACGAATCCGACAAGAAATAA
- the tatB gene encoding Sec-independent protein translocase protein TatB — translation MFDISFGEILLIGIVALVVLGPERLPTVARTLGALVARAQRFVSSVKADIHQQANLNGLDGLRNDIQDAANSFRSQMESEVQGVREVMAEQSAQLQQLSGEAVAPLEEAAHTIHGGLDLQAEAAPATVASAVVEEKAAADAPPRDENQLDLFDTPPAVASQPSTESRPHA, via the coding sequence GTGTTCGATATCAGTTTTGGTGAAATCCTCCTGATCGGCATCGTCGCCCTGGTGGTACTGGGGCCGGAGCGCCTGCCTACCGTTGCCCGCACCCTGGGTGCGCTGGTAGCGCGGGCGCAGCGCTTTGTTTCCAGCGTCAAGGCCGACATCCACCAGCAAGCTAATCTGAACGGGCTGGATGGCCTGCGCAACGATATCCAGGATGCCGCCAACAGCTTCCGTTCCCAGATGGAAAGCGAAGTGCAGGGCGTGCGCGAGGTGATGGCCGAGCAGTCCGCCCAGCTACAGCAGCTTTCCGGCGAGGCGGTGGCACCCTTGGAGGAAGCTGCCCACACCATTCATGGTGGGCTGGACCTGCAGGCCGAGGCAGCACCGGCTACCGTAGCCTCCGCCGTGGTGGAAGAGAAAGCTGCCGCCGATGCGCCGCCGCGTGACGAAAATCAGCTTGATCTGTTCGATACCCCGCCAGCGGTTGCCAGTCAGCCTTCTACCGAGTCCCGTCCCCACGCATGA
- the tatC gene encoding twin-arginine translocase subunit TatC, whose amino-acid sequence MNEQPLLAHLLELRTRLVRAILGLMLVFLGLFHWSGDIYHILAKPLLDALPNGGSMIATEVTATFFVPMKLTMLVAFLISLPNTLYQVWAFVAPGLYSHEKRLILPLVVASVLLFLLGMSFAYFLVFPVAFHFFSMMTPSGVSMMTDIDKYLSFVMGMFIAFGVTFEVPIIVIVLVRMGVVSVAKLREGRPYVIVGAFVVAAVVTPPDVLSQTMLAVPLWLLYEVGIIMAVFMSRPGRAVTVGNQEK is encoded by the coding sequence ATGAACGAACAACCTCTGCTTGCCCACCTGCTGGAATTGCGCACACGGCTGGTGCGCGCCATTCTGGGCCTGATGCTGGTTTTCCTCGGCCTGTTCCACTGGTCTGGCGACATCTACCACATACTGGCCAAGCCCTTGCTGGATGCGCTGCCCAATGGTGGCAGCATGATTGCCACCGAGGTGACGGCCACCTTCTTCGTGCCGATGAAGCTCACCATGCTGGTGGCCTTTCTCATCTCACTGCCCAATACCCTGTACCAGGTATGGGCCTTTGTGGCACCGGGTTTGTACAGCCATGAAAAGCGACTGATCCTGCCCCTGGTGGTGGCCAGCGTGCTGCTGTTTTTGCTGGGCATGTCCTTTGCCTATTTCCTGGTGTTTCCGGTGGCTTTCCACTTTTTCTCGATGATGACACCAAGCGGCGTCAGCATGATGACCGACATCGACAAGTACCTGTCTTTCGTGATGGGCATGTTCATTGCGTTTGGTGTCACCTTCGAGGTACCCATCATCGTCATCGTGCTAGTGCGCATGGGCGTGGTGTCGGTGGCCAAGCTGCGTGAAGGCCGGCCTTATGTCATCGTCGGGGCTTTTGTGGTGGCTGCGGTGGTGACGCCGCCGGATGTGTTGTCGCAAACCATGCTGGCCGTGCCTTTGTGGCTGCTGTACGAGGTAGGCATCATCATGGCCGTATTCATGTCGCGCCCGGGGCGTGCCGTCACGGTCGGAAATCAGGAAAAATGA
- a CDS encoding DUF2069 domain-containing protein: MNRKLFHYGAAASLVALILLTLAWELWLAPVRPGGSFLALKAVILLAPLMGILKERLYTYQWSSMFILAFFTEGIMRSWGDHGLSQTLALWEVAISVLFFACVLGFARTFKRKPA; encoded by the coding sequence ATGAACCGAAAACTGTTTCACTATGGCGCGGCCGCCAGTCTGGTAGCCCTGATTCTGCTGACCCTGGCCTGGGAGCTGTGGCTGGCCCCGGTACGGCCGGGTGGTTCCTTTCTGGCACTCAAGGCAGTCATCCTGCTGGCACCGCTGATGGGCATTCTCAAGGAACGGCTGTATACCTATCAGTGGTCCAGCATGTTCATTCTGGCCTTTTTTACCGAGGGCATCATGCGCAGTTGGGGAGACCATGGCCTGTCGCAGACGCTGGCGCTGTGGGAAGTGGCAATCAGCGTACTGTTTTTTGCCTGCGTGCTGGGCTTTGCCCGCACCTTCAAGCGCAAGCCGGCCTAG